ACTCCTCCCCCCCATAGCGGGCCACTAAGTCCGTCGTGCGGCGCGCCGCTTGCTGCAGGGCATAAGCCACCTGCTGTAAACAGCGATCGCCCGCCGGGTGGCCATAGGTGTCGTTATACGCTTTAAAATAATCCACATCACAGAGGATCAGGGAGAGAAACCCCTGTTCCCGTAACATCCGTTGCCATTCATAGCTCAGGCGTTCTTCAAAGCAGCGGCGATTGGCAATCCCAGTCAACTCGTCCAAGATCGAAATCCGCTGTAACTCTTCATTAGCTTCCCGTAGGGCTAGCTCAATTTGTTTACGTTGCTCAATTTCCAGGCGTAATTCTTGGGTGCGTTCTTCAACCTTTTGCTCCAGGGTTTGGGCATACTCTTCCAATTGTTGATAGGAAAGCTTGAGATTAGACCACAGAACCCAGCCAATACTGACGATCGCTGCACTTGCGATCGCCACTAGCGGCGTAAACGTGGGCACCCACCACCCCAGCAGGAAAAGCAGATCTGCCGTCACCAACAGCCCCGCACCCCAGCCAAGCAGTCCCAACGGCACCCGCCAACGATAGCGGAGAAAATGAACCCCTAACGCCGAGCCACCGGCTGCCCACACCCAGATCCAGAGCCACTCTAACCACTGTGGCCACGTCTGAATCAGGGCACGTCCATCTAGAGCGGCACTGATCAATTGACTCGTGAGGTGGGCATGGACTTCAATACCGGTATGGGCAGTGAGGTCACTGGTGCTGTAGGAAGTATAAAAAGAATCGCCAAGACTAGGTGCTCTGGGGCCAATCAGGACAATGCGATCGTAGAACAGGGTATCGGGCACGCGATCAGCTAATACATCAGACATTGTCACCATCTGAAACGGACAATCCAGTCCAGGATCATAGCAAGCCGGTCCGCGTAGGTTAAGCAAAATTTGGTAGCCGCGATCGTCGGCCCCCTGGTAGCCGCCATCGTCACCGAGGAACCGCTGAATCGTTGCCTGTCCCAGACGCACCCGTTCGCGGAGCGTCTCCCGCGACGCATCCCCTAAGCGCAACCTAGACAAGGGATCCACGATCGGGACAGGCATAATCCCTTCCCCTTCCAAATAGCGCAGCGCTAAAACGAGAGCGAGGCTTTCCACGACCTGCCCCTGGGCATCCGTAGCAGTCAGTAATCCCCGGCGAATTCTGGCATCTGCATCAATGACAAAATCAGCCATCCCCACTTGGCCCTGAGCAGCCAGCGTTGGGGGTGGGCTAACGCTACTGCCCAGAATCTTCTGAATCCCAATCAAGTTTGGCGTCGTCCGGAAAATGGTATTGAGGGCCGCATAGCCCGGTTCCACCGGCAAGTCACGGTAGATATCCAAGCCAATGACCCTCGGTTGTGCCCTGCGGATGCGATCGAGTAACTGGGCCAAAACCTGATCCGACATCGGCCACTGTTGCAACTGGGCAATATCCGCTTCTGAAATGCCCACAATAACAATCCGGGGATCGGGGTTCTCGCGCGGTCGCCAGCGAAACGCTTGATCCAGGAACACCCATTCCAGGAGTTGAAACATGCTGGTCAAACTCAGGAGGATGATTGCGCCGGTCACACCTGAGGCAATCAGTAGGGGGAGTCGCCAGGGGCGGAGGTTATGTAAGTATGCTTTAATCCCCATCACCGGGCCAACATGAGCCATTGGAAACAACGTGCCAAGGGAGTTCTCCGCAGTGGTGATGCTATTCCCCGCCGCGGATGCCCCTTGTCAGCTCAAACCAGGCTATCCAGCGGCACACAACTATCTGTTAAACAGAAACTGGGCCAACACTGGTCCCAGTCCGTTGTCCAAAGGTAAACCAATGCGCCTTCGGAGACTATTCGGAGACTATGCCATGCCAACACCCCCATTCTAGCGATTCTCGCAATTGACAATGCATCAGGGGAGATGCTGCGTCAAGCAACCGGGGAATTGCTGCAGGCGATTCGCAATCTTCCTGAGTCGAGCGATGTGAACACTACTGGTTAGCGCTTACTTTTTCGACGGACTTAGATCAACGACTTCTAGCTCCCCAGGCCGAAAGGTAACCAGGTGATCCCAATTGCCCCCTTCAAAGAGAACAGCAACCTGACCATTACTGATCCGTTGCACCAGCCCCTGAAAACCGTAGTAAATGTCATCGACATTCGTCACGCGCACCGTGGCACCAGGGAGAATCATGGTTTGTCTATCCACTTCACTACACTTTACCCTTACTAGCCTAGCGGGTCTTGACCGCAAGTCACACCTGACGTAGCGGTTCCAGGGCAGCAGCATGGCCCAAAAACAGAGGTAGAGGGACAGTGGTACCCAACGCTTAAGCCAGATCAAGCTCGACCAAGATAAAAGGGGCTGGTGCCCCTTCTCCTGTTTGACGGACAAATCTTTCCCCGTTGAGTGAGGAGTGAGGAGTGAGGAGTCAGGTCAGGAGAAGGAGGAAGAATGACCCGCTGCTCCGGGGTGACTGACCAACCTTTTCCCCCTCGCGTGAGGAGAGAGAAGTGAGGAAAGAGAACGGGGATAATCACTCAGTGTCCCTCATTCCTCAATCCCTTCTCCCACGAGATGCGAAGGGACTTTTCTTTGCCCCCTCATCCCTCGAACTCTTCTCCCACCAAAGGCAAAGGGACTTTAAGCCCCAAAACTGGGTCGATGAGCACGTGGCGCGCTCTAGGAGCGGGGTTGGATGAGGGCAGCCCGAGTTGTGTCAGTCAATCAGGCGGCTCCTCATTACCTCCTCATTAGAGAATGAGGTTATTGATCTGCCCCTCGTGACACTCAATCCATCGGAATGGGGAGACTGAATCAATTTTTTCCTCATCTTCACAGAGGAAATACAGCCTTTACCTCAATCATAAAGTACAGTTTTACCGGGGTAGGATGAGGGCTGCCGGTTGAATCGAGATCCAAACCTTAACTGTGTACTGAGTAAATTATGTTTGTAACCCTCAATCCCTCGGTAGGGGGATACTGACCCCCCTTGGGCGACCCAGGGGTGTCCCTTAGCGACTGACCAATGGCAGCGATCGTCGCAACCAGTATCCCCCCAGAGGTTAGCAGTCGAGGTTAGCAGTCGTAGTAGAGCGCAAACTCGTAGGGGTGAGGCCGCAAACGCATGGGATTCACCTCATTGTCGAGCTTGTACTCAATCCAAGTCGTGATCAGATCTTCAGTGAAGACCCCGCCGGCTGTCAGGAAGTCGTGGTCCGTTTCCAGAGCCTTCAGCGCATCTAGTAGAGAACCCGGTGTTGAAGGAATCTTAGCCAACTCTTCCGGGCTGAGATCATAGATGTCCACATCCAGCGGCTCACCGGGATCAATCTGGTTCTTAATGCCATCAATCCCGGCACAGAGCATGGCAGCAAACGCCAAGTAGGGGTTGCTGGTGGCATCAGGGCAGCGGAACTCTAGGCGCTTGGCTTTGGGATTGTTCCCCGACAGGGGAATCCGGATCGACGCCGATCGATTCCCCTGGGAATAAGCCAGGTTTACCGGCGCTTCAAAGCCAGGGACCAGCCGCTTGTAGGAGTTAGTCGTTGGGTTCGTGAAGGCCAACAGGGCAGGCGCGTGCTTGAGAATGCCGCCAATGTACCAAAGTGCCAACTGGCTCAGACCCGCATACTTGTCACCCGCAAATAGGGGTTGACCGTCTTTCCAAATCGACTGGTGGGTATGCATCCCGGAACCATTGTCGTTAAACAGTGGCTTCGGCATGAAGGTAACGGTCTTGCCGTGCTTGCGGGCCACGTTCTTGATGCAATATTTGTAGGTCATCAAGTAGTCAGCCGCCTGCACCAATTCGGCAAACCGGAACCCCAATTCATTCTGACCACCCGTTGCCACCTCGTGGTGATGCTTTTCGATCGGCACCCCACACTTGGCCATCGTCAAGAGCATCTCAGTGCGCAAGTCTTGCATCGTGTCCGTGGGCGGGACAGGGAAATAGCCTTCCTTGTAGCGCGGCTTATACCCCAGGTTGCCCCCTTCCTCCATGCGACCAGAGTTCCAGCGCCCTTCAACACTATCGACGTAGTAGTAGCCCTTGTTCTCCGTTTGATCGAAGCGGACATCTTCAAACACAAAAAATTCAGCTTCGGGACCAAAATACGCCGTATCACCAATGCCCGTAGACTTGAGGTAGTCAACCGCCTTCTTGGCAATCACACGCGGACAACGGCTATAGGGTTGGCCTGTCCGGGGTTCGAGAATGCTACAGATGATACTCAGGGTGGGTTCTGCCGTGAACGGGTCCATCCAGGCCGTGCTGGGATCCAGCACCATTGACATGTCCGATTCATTAATCGCCTTCCAACCCCGAATGCTGGAGCCATCGAAGGGGACCCCTTCCGTGAAACTACTCTCATTGATCTGGCTGGAATGCACTGTCAAATGTTGCCAGATGCCAGGAAGATCAATAAATTTGAGATCGATCATCTGGATGTCTTTCTCACGGATGAGATTCAAGACATCCTGGGGGGACGCTGCCATAGGATTCTCCTTTGCTCAACTGACCCATCCTATGAATAGGGTCTGCGATAATTTGTATCAGAAGTTACAAAAATCCCAAACCTAGAGTGCGAGATCACCGGTGGACAATGTGACTAGCCATGCGAGTTACAGGGGCTTCGCAAGGGGTTTTCAGGGATCAGACGCCTCTGCAGCGAGAGCACCAGCATAATTACTTAACAAAATACCGTTCTCGTCAACCTCTGGCCCAGAATCTTTAGAATCTGTTTCGGCGTTTCGGCAACATGGTAAGCTTGAGGCTGAAATCTGGATGCTGCCTGCTTTGTATGCGGATTGAGTGGGTCAAGGAGTCCTCAGCCATGAGGACTGATGACTCATCCGGCAGGTAGGTTAGGCTGATTCCTAGTAATGATAAGTCTTAATAAAACTTTGTTTGGGAGAGCAACTTCATGCGGGATGCCGTCACAAGTCTAATTGCCAGCTATGACATTGCCGGTCGTTATCTAGACCGGAATGCCATTGACACCCTCAAGGACTACTTCCAAAGTGGTGAAGCGCGGGTGCAAGCGGCAGCGGTGATCAATGCCAATGCGGCTGCGATTGTCAAGCAAGCCGGGTCACAGTTGTTTGATGAGGTGCCCGAACTGATCCGTCCGGGTGGCTACGCCTATACGACCCGGCGATATGCAGCCTGTTTGCGGGATATGGACTATTACCTGCGCTATGCCAGCTATGCCCTAGTGGCAGGTAATATGGACGTCCTTGATGAGCGGGTGCTCCAGGGGCTGCGGGAAACCTATAACTCCTTGGGGGTGCCAGTAGGTCCCACCGTGCAGGGGATTCTGATAATGAAGGAAATCGTCAAGGAAAAGGTGGCAGCGGCTGGCATTACTGATACGGGTTTTGTGGAGCAGCCGTTCGACTATATGGCCCGTGAATTGGGCGAGAAGGATGTGTAACTGTCCAAGTGTCCCCCCAATTCCAAGCTGATTTGACGAGAGTATGGTCACCCCGCCTGACGTTAAGTTGAGACAGTGCGGGGTTTTGTTGTGGGTTAGGTTTGGATAGGGCTTCAAGCACTCAGGTACCCAAGGCACTAGGACCTGCTAAGACTTGGGGGGCTTGGCAGCCT
This DNA window, taken from Trichothermofontia sichuanensis B231, encodes the following:
- a CDS encoding CHASE2 domain-containing protein, with protein sequence MAHVGPVMGIKAYLHNLRPWRLPLLIASGVTGAIILLSLTSMFQLLEWVFLDQAFRWRPRENPDPRIVIVGISEADIAQLQQWPMSDQVLAQLLDRIRRAQPRVIGLDIYRDLPVEPGYAALNTIFRTTPNLIGIQKILGSSVSPPPTLAAQGQVGMADFVIDADARIRRGLLTATDAQGQVVESLALVLALRYLEGEGIMPVPIVDPLSRLRLGDASRETLRERVRLGQATIQRFLGDDGGYQGADDRGYQILLNLRGPACYDPGLDCPFQMVTMSDVLADRVPDTLFYDRIVLIGPRAPSLGDSFYTSYSTSDLTAHTGIEVHAHLTSQLISAALDGRALIQTWPQWLEWLWIWVWAAGGSALGVHFLRYRWRVPLGLLGWGAGLLVTADLLFLLGWWVPTFTPLVAIASAAIVSIGWVLWSNLKLSYQQLEEYAQTLEQKVEERTQELRLEIEQRKQIELALREANEELQRISILDELTGIANRRCFEERLSYEWQRMLREQGFLSLILCDVDYFKAYNDTYGHPAGDRCLQQVAYALQQAARRTTDLVARYGGEEFAVLLPGTPPAGAKRVAETIREELAKLRVEHLDSTVSQYVTLSLGVFGFVPNADRTPQQLVSGADRALYQAKHQGRNQVVQYLPKTIAGLPPQESLAAESVAESPRQGSLPTEE
- a CDS encoding NAD(P)H dehydrogenase subunit NdhS — its product is MILPGATVRVTNVDDIYYGFQGLVQRISNGQVAVLFEGGNWDHLVTFRPGELEVVDLSPSKK
- the glnA gene encoding type I glutamate--ammonia ligase, with translation MAASPQDVLNLIREKDIQMIDLKFIDLPGIWQHLTVHSSQINESSFTEGVPFDGSSIRGWKAINESDMSMVLDPSTAWMDPFTAEPTLSIICSILEPRTGQPYSRCPRVIAKKAVDYLKSTGIGDTAYFGPEAEFFVFEDVRFDQTENKGYYYVDSVEGRWNSGRMEEGGNLGYKPRYKEGYFPVPPTDTMQDLRTEMLLTMAKCGVPIEKHHHEVATGGQNELGFRFAELVQAADYLMTYKYCIKNVARKHGKTVTFMPKPLFNDNGSGMHTHQSIWKDGQPLFAGDKYAGLSQLALWYIGGILKHAPALLAFTNPTTNSYKRLVPGFEAPVNLAYSQGNRSASIRIPLSGNNPKAKRLEFRCPDATSNPYLAFAAMLCAGIDGIKNQIDPGEPLDVDIYDLSPEELAKIPSTPGSLLDALKALETDHDFLTAGGVFTEDLITTWIEYKLDNEVNPMRLRPHPYEFALYYDC
- the apcB gene encoding allophycocyanin subunit beta, producing the protein MRDAVTSLIASYDIAGRYLDRNAIDTLKDYFQSGEARVQAAAVINANAAAIVKQAGSQLFDEVPELIRPGGYAYTTRRYAACLRDMDYYLRYASYALVAGNMDVLDERVLQGLRETYNSLGVPVGPTVQGILIMKEIVKEKVAAAGITDTGFVEQPFDYMARELGEKDV